The following are from one region of the Nostoc cf. commune SO-36 genome:
- a CDS encoding response regulator, with amino-acid sequence MKTVLIVEDDLINARVFSKILSKRGGLGVKHTENVEEVIKIAQAGEVDLILMDVSLSRSVYQGKSVDGIKITQMLKSDPKTANLPVILVTAHAMEGDRENFLKQSGADGYISKPVVDHQQFVDQIIALLPTD; translated from the coding sequence ATGAAAACTGTTTTAATTGTCGAAGACGATCTAATTAATGCTCGTGTTTTTTCCAAAATTTTGTCCAAGCGTGGCGGCTTGGGTGTTAAACACACTGAAAATGTCGAAGAAGTCATAAAAATTGCCCAAGCAGGAGAAGTCGACCTGATTTTGATGGATGTTTCTCTGTCTAGAAGTGTTTATCAAGGTAAGTCTGTTGATGGGATCAAGATTACACAAATGTTAAAATCTGATCCAAAAACAGCAAACTTACCTGTTATTTTAGTAACGGCCCATGCTATGGAAGGCGATCGCGAGAACTTTCTCAAGCAAAGCGGTGCTGATGGCTACATTTCTAAGCCAGTTGTTGACCATCAACAGTTTGTTGACCAAATCATTGCACTTCTACCCACAGACTAA
- a CDS encoding GNAT family N-acetyltransferase has translation MGEFFAWVAEVDNQIVATSGLVFFQRPPYNGNFSGLEAYIMNVYTISMWRGQGIATALLKEIISFVRATAAKRLWLHTTKDGKRIYEKVGFVSTSKEMEIVYY, from the coding sequence TTGGGTGAGTTTTTCGCTTGGGTAGCTGAAGTGGATAATCAAATTGTTGCCACTAGCGGCTTGGTATTTTTTCAAAGACCCCCTTACAACGGCAATTTCTCAGGCTTAGAAGCTTATATTATGAACGTTTATACAATTTCCATGTGGCGAGGACAGGGAATTGCAACAGCATTATTAAAGGAAATTATCAGCTTTGTCAGAGCAACTGCGGCAAAACGCCTCTGGCTTCATACCACTAAGGATGGTAAACGTATCTACGAGAAGGTTGGTTTTGTCTCGACTTCAAAAGAAATGGAAATTGTCTACTACTGA
- a CDS encoding tetratricopeptide repeat protein: protein MPKHVRLISFLMICSLWSMPKAANAQALIPHTLQLDATKLEKQGLSLAQEAAQLAQFQQVELALPRARLASQLAPGNDKVWLLLGGLQIQTKEFDGAIASLKKAQSINPKNGDILFALGSANFQQKNYQAAVVNYQDGLKLKPNDPEGLFDLGNAYFMLGRLPDAIAQYDKAVSQDKKFWPALNNIGLINYEQGNIPDAIKRWQSAVTLDKKAAEPLLALAVALYTKGDTQQGLTLGEAALRIDSRYANLNFLKENLWGDRLLSDTKKFLELPRIQSALQQPASSSTPGQQPTQ, encoded by the coding sequence GTGCCTAAACATGTTCGTTTGATTTCTTTTCTAATGATCTGTAGTTTGTGGAGTATGCCAAAAGCCGCTAACGCGCAGGCATTAATACCCCATACACTGCAACTAGATGCGACAAAGTTAGAGAAGCAGGGGTTGAGCTTGGCACAAGAGGCGGCTCAACTAGCTCAGTTCCAACAGGTTGAATTAGCTTTGCCACGAGCGCGGCTGGCTAGTCAATTGGCTCCTGGGAATGATAAAGTGTGGTTGCTCTTAGGTGGATTGCAAATACAAACTAAAGAGTTTGACGGGGCGATCGCTAGTCTGAAAAAAGCGCAATCTATCAACCCCAAAAATGGTGATATTTTGTTTGCTTTGGGATCAGCTAATTTTCAGCAGAAAAATTACCAGGCTGCTGTTGTCAATTATCAAGATGGTTTAAAGTTAAAACCCAATGATCCAGAGGGGTTATTCGATTTGGGTAATGCTTACTTTATGCTGGGTCGATTGCCAGATGCGATCGCACAGTACGATAAGGCAGTCTCTCAAGATAAAAAATTCTGGCCGGCGCTTAACAATATTGGCTTAATCAACTACGAACAGGGTAATATCCCCGACGCGATTAAGCGATGGCAATCGGCTGTAACCCTTGATAAGAAAGCCGCAGAACCTTTATTGGCCTTGGCTGTGGCACTGTATACTAAAGGCGATACCCAACAAGGACTAACTTTGGGAGAAGCTGCACTCCGTATCGATTCACGCTATGCTAATTTGAATTTCCTCAAAGAAAATCTCTGGGGCGATCGCCTCCTGTCTGATACGAAAAAATTCCTAGAATTACCCCGTATTCAATCAGCCCTACAGCAACCAGCATCATCATCAACCCCAGGGCAACAGCCTACTCAATAG
- the gyrA gene encoding DNA gyrase subunit A, whose protein sequence is MAKQLNLLSTGQVIPTALHTEMQRSYLEYAMSVIVGRALPDVRDGLKPVHRRILYAMHELGLVPDRPYRKCARVVGDVLGKYHPHGDQSVYDALVRLVQDFSSRYPLLAGHGNFGSVDNDPPAAMRYTETRLAPISHEGMLTEIGEETVEFVGNFDNSQQEPTVLPAQLPFLLLNGCSGIAVGMATNVPPHNLGEVVDGLIALIDNPDLPDEKLFELIPGPDFPTGGEIVGETGIREAYTTGKGGILLRGVATLEEIPASRGSKRRTAIIITELPYQVNKAAWIEKVADLVNQGRLQGISDLRDESDREGMRVVIELKRDTNPQEVLQHLYHQTALQMTFGAILLAIVDGQPRQLSLRQLLQEFLRFREETLNRRYNYELGKAQSRVHLVEGLLKALSNLDEVIQILRQAPDGSTAKINLCSQLDLSEVQGDAILAMPLRRLTSLEQQNLQQEFEQISGQINLLEQLLNDRRELLKALKKDLRSLKRKYSDPRRTKIGEEQKSRAEEQKSRADEEEELKSSEPVEEAVLEFTQRGYVRRTQPSGRKSKAENGLHDNDFIIQTVLTDTGKDLLILTGGGKVYPVNVGEIPPTTGRSPRGKPLITMLSSTAQSAQEAVVSRFLLPENLETRQMILLTKQGRIKRLSLGEFTNLTRRGITILKLKDDDELSFTQFTAPGAHLILASSGGRMLRFAANDEQLPIMGRTAMGLQAFRLLKNQQMVGCVTVGKDDQLLLVTQEGYAKRMAASQLRAANRGDLGTQALKFASKTDNLAGMVIAIASGEVALVTNKERVVRIPVDTVPLLGRDVKGESILQLNRDEKIITVAEVRS, encoded by the coding sequence ATGGCAAAACAGTTAAACCTTCTCTCAACGGGACAGGTAATTCCAACAGCCCTGCACACTGAGATGCAACGGTCTTATCTAGAATATGCCATGAGCGTGATTGTCGGGCGAGCGCTACCAGACGTGCGTGATGGCTTAAAACCAGTGCATCGCCGCATTCTATATGCAATGCACGAACTCGGTTTAGTACCAGATAGACCCTATCGAAAATGTGCCCGTGTAGTGGGTGATGTGTTGGGTAAATACCATCCCCACGGCGACCAATCAGTTTACGATGCTTTAGTTAGGCTGGTGCAGGATTTTTCTAGCCGCTATCCTTTACTAGCAGGACACGGTAACTTTGGCAGTGTCGATAATGACCCGCCAGCAGCAATGCGTTACACAGAAACGCGCCTCGCACCCATCAGCCATGAGGGAATGCTGACAGAAATTGGTGAAGAAACTGTGGAATTTGTCGGCAACTTCGATAATTCTCAGCAAGAACCAACGGTGTTACCTGCTCAGTTGCCATTTCTGTTGCTCAATGGCTGTTCTGGTATCGCCGTAGGAATGGCGACGAATGTTCCACCACACAACTTGGGGGAAGTTGTCGATGGGTTAATTGCCTTAATCGACAATCCAGATTTGCCAGATGAAAAATTATTCGAGTTAATTCCAGGGCCAGACTTTCCCACTGGTGGAGAAATAGTTGGTGAGACGGGAATTCGGGAAGCTTACACCACAGGTAAAGGTGGGATTCTGCTGCGGGGAGTTGCGACTCTAGAGGAAATTCCAGCCAGTAGAGGAAGTAAGCGACGGACGGCAATTATCATTACAGAATTGCCTTATCAAGTGAATAAGGCTGCCTGGATTGAAAAGGTAGCAGACTTAGTAAATCAAGGACGCTTGCAAGGAATTTCCGATCTTCGGGATGAGAGCGATCGCGAAGGGATGCGGGTAGTAATTGAACTCAAACGCGATACCAATCCCCAAGAAGTTCTCCAGCATTTATATCACCAAACTGCTTTACAAATGACTTTTGGGGCAATTCTTCTAGCGATCGTAGATGGACAACCCCGCCAATTAAGTTTGCGTCAACTCTTGCAGGAGTTTTTGAGATTCCGAGAAGAGACGCTGAACCGTCGCTACAATTACGAGTTGGGGAAAGCCCAAAGTCGTGTGCATTTGGTGGAAGGTTTGCTCAAAGCGCTGTCGAATTTGGATGAGGTAATTCAAATTTTGCGGCAAGCTCCCGATGGGAGTACGGCAAAAATTAATCTTTGTAGCCAGCTAGATTTGAGTGAGGTACAAGGAGATGCAATTCTCGCTATGCCGTTGCGCCGTCTCACTAGTTTAGAACAGCAAAACTTGCAGCAGGAATTTGAGCAGATAAGTGGACAAATTAACTTATTGGAGCAATTACTCAACGATCGCCGGGAATTATTGAAGGCGCTGAAAAAAGATTTGCGATCGCTCAAGCGCAAGTACAGCGATCCCCGGCGAACGAAAATCGGAGAGGAGCAAAAGTCTAGGGCAGAGGAGCAGAAGTCTAGAGCAGATGAGGAAGAGGAACTTAAATCTTCTGAACCAGTAGAGGAAGCGGTTTTAGAATTTACCCAACGGGGTTATGTCCGCCGCACCCAGCCATCCGGAAGAAAATCAAAAGCTGAAAATGGTCTGCACGATAATGACTTCATTATCCAAACTGTGTTGACTGACACAGGGAAAGACTTGCTAATACTAACTGGTGGCGGCAAAGTCTACCCGGTGAATGTGGGAGAAATTCCCCCTACTACTGGACGTTCTCCACGGGGAAAACCTTTGATTACGATGCTTAGTAGTACTGCTCAAAGCGCTCAAGAAGCTGTAGTCAGCCGCTTTTTGCTGCCGGAAAATCTTGAAACTAGGCAGATGATTCTCTTAACAAAACAGGGAAGAATTAAACGTCTGTCTCTGGGAGAATTTACTAACTTAACTCGGCGCGGAATCACGATTTTGAAGCTCAAAGACGATGATGAATTGTCATTTACCCAGTTCACCGCTCCAGGGGCGCATCTAATTTTAGCTAGTTCAGGTGGGCGAATGTTGCGCTTTGCAGCCAATGATGAACAATTACCGATCATGGGTCGCACAGCGATGGGTTTACAAGCATTTCGGTTATTGAAAAATCAGCAAATGGTTGGCTGTGTCACTGTCGGTAAAGATGACCAACTGCTGCTAGTTACTCAAGAAGGATATGCCAAGCGGATGGCTGCGAGTCAGTTGAGAGCGGCTAATCGTGGCGATTTAGGCACGCAAGCGCTGAAATTTGCTAGCAAAACTGACAACTTAGCTGGTATGGTCATAGCGATTGCATCTGGCGAGGTAGCCTTAGTGACGAATAAGGAACGGGTAGTGCGGATACCTGTGGATACAGTGCCGCTCTTAGGTAGAGATGTCAAAGGTGAAAGCATCCTCCAACTCAACCGTGATGAAAAAATTATCACTGTGGCTGAAGTGCGATCGTAA
- a CDS encoding chlorophyll a/b-binding protein, which produces MTNASTTKVTTPVIEDRNAWRWGFTPQAEIWNGRLAMIGFSAAVLVELFSGQGFLHFWGIL; this is translated from the coding sequence ATGACAAATGCAAGCACAACAAAAGTCACCACTCCTGTAATTGAAGATCGCAACGCTTGGCGCTGGGGCTTTACCCCACAAGCAGAAATATGGAACGGTCGCTTGGCAATGATTGGTTTTTCAGCAGCCGTTTTGGTTGAGCTTTTTTCTGGTCAAGGCTTTCTACATTTTTGGGGCATCCTATAA